The Candidatus Polarisedimenticolia bacterium DNA window ATTAGGCAAGACCCATCTCATGCACGCCGTGGGCAATCATCTCGCGCGGGTGCGTCCCGATCTTCGCCAGCGCTATCTTTCCACCGAGAACTTCATGAACGAGCTGATCAACGCCATCCGCTTCGAGAAGACCCTCGATTTCAAGGAGAAGTACCGCAACGTCGACCTGCTGCTCATCGACGACATTCAGTTCCTCGCCGGGAAGGAGCGCACCCAGGAGGAGTTCTTCCATACCTTCAACGCACTCTACGAGGCCCAGAAGCAGATCGTGATCACCTCCGACTGTCCTCCGCGGCAGATCCCGACCCTGGAAGAGCGTCTCCGATCGCGGTTCGAGTGGGGCCTGATGGCCGACATCCAGCCCCCTGATCTGGAGACCAAGATCGCGATTCTCCGCAAGAAGGCGGAGGCGGAGCGCGTCGATCTGCCACCCGATGTCGCCTTCTTCATCTCGAGCAAGATCAAATCGAACATCCGGGAGCTCGAGGGATCGCTGGTCCGCCTCGTCGCCTACTCCTCCCTGAAAGGAGGGCCCATCACCCTGGACATGGCGAAGGAGACGCTCAAGGATCTTCTGGAGGATCGCAGCCCCAGGGTGACGCTGGATTCGATCCAGAAGCTGGTCGCCGGCTATTTCAACATCAAGGTCGTGGATCTCAAGTCGAAGAACAACTCGCGCAGCATCGCCTTCCCGCGGCAGATCGCCATGTATCTCAGCAAGAAGCTGACCGAACAGTCGCTCCCGGCCATCGGGCAGGTCTTCGGAGGCAAGCACCACTCCACGGTGATCCACGCCATCAACAAGGTGGAGGAGCGGCGCAGGGAAGACAAGGATTTCGACAGGCTCATTCGCAGCTTCGTCGAGTCGTTCGAATAGGATGCGCGGGCTGTGGAAGAATGGCCTGTGGAACGGCTGCGGATCGCCGCACATCGGCGCGACCGCGGAGATTTCCACATTCGGTCCACCAGGACGTGCACGGCAAACCCACGCCGGGGGCTACCGTGAACTGCGTAGGGTGGCGCGAGTTGGCGAAAACGTCCGCGTCATGCACAGCGCTGCAGTAACCACTGTTTTTATGATATACGGATTACTTCTAAGGATCTGAGGAGCCTGTATGGAGTTCACGGTCCCGCGCGGGGATCTCCACAAAGAGTTACAGCGTCTGCAGGGCGTGGTCGAAAAGAAGAACACCATCCCGATTCTGTCCAATACCTACCTGGCGGCGGAGAAAGGGCAGCTCGAGCTCGCCGCCACCGACCTCGAGCTGGGGATACGCACCTCCACGGCCGCGAAGGTCGGCAAGCCGGGGGCCATCACCCTTTCCTCCAAGAAGCTTTTCGAGATCATCCGCCTGCTGCCCGAGGACACCGTCTCTTTCAAGCTGGAGGACAACCACTGGGTGCAGATCACCTGCGCCCGCTCCCACTTCCGCATGGTTGGACTTCCCAAGGACGACTTTCCGTCGATCCCCGATTTCGACTTTGCCAAGGCGATCCCCCTGGACCTGGAGATCTTCCAGGGGATGGTCAATCGGGTCCTGTTCGCCAGCACGGCGGATGATGCCCGCTACCCTCTGCAGGGGGTGCTGGCCATCCTCGGCAAAGAGAACCTGTCGCTGGTGGCGACCGACGGCCACCGCCTGTCCTTCGTCTCGGGCAAGCCGGCCCGCAAGGCAGTCGAGAAGGAAATCCGGGTCATCATCCCTCGAAAGACCCTCGTCGAGGTGGCGCGCATCGACCTCGAGGACTCCAAGGAGGTTCTGCTCGGGGTCTCGGAGAACCGCGTCTTCTTCAGGTCCGGTGGTCTGGTCCTCGCGTCGGCCACCGTGGAAGGG harbors:
- the dnaA gene encoding chromosomal replication initiator protein DnaA, with protein sequence MNLWEEVLRKVEPKLNSQVFDTWLKPTQQLTLCDGTLEVEVPSTFFAEWINNHYLTMIRDSLSEVHAGDLAIRFKTRPDIIPAEPPNEVPMERFLRRRTTPPQPPGPSSLNPRYTFDSFVVSSSNQFAHAAAKAVAEQPGMHYNPLYIYGGVGLGKTHLMHAVGNHLARVRPDLRQRYLSTENFMNELINAIRFEKTLDFKEKYRNVDLLLIDDIQFLAGKERTQEEFFHTFNALYEAQKQIVITSDCPPRQIPTLEERLRSRFEWGLMADIQPPDLETKIAILRKKAEAERVDLPPDVAFFISSKIKSNIRELEGSLVRLVAYSSLKGGPITLDMAKETLKDLLEDRSPRVTLDSIQKLVAGYFNIKVVDLKSKNNSRSIAFPRQIAMYLSKKLTEQSLPAIGQVFGGKHHSTVIHAINKVEERRREDKDFDRLIRSFVESFE
- the dnaN gene encoding DNA polymerase III subunit beta — translated: MEFTVPRGDLHKELQRLQGVVEKKNTIPILSNTYLAAEKGQLELAATDLELGIRTSTAAKVGKPGAITLSSKKLFEIIRLLPEDTVSFKLEDNHWVQITCARSHFRMVGLPKDDFPSIPDFDFAKAIPLDLEIFQGMVNRVLFASTADDARYPLQGVLAILGKENLSLVATDGHRLSFVSGKPARKAVEKEIRVIIPRKTLVEVARIDLEDSKEVLLGVSENRVFFRSGGLVLASATVEGVFPAYEKVIPKDNDKILEFGVGEFTDAVRRVSLLANERSRAVKLSLQPGRLEVSSSNPEMGEAREVVEVGYRGAELEIGFNARYLLDFLAVVEAPKFSLHLKDEQTQGMMTPAQEGELDYRYIVMPMRI